Below is a window of Leifsonia sp. NPDC080035 DNA.
AACGGCAACAAGATCATGACGACCTCCGGCGGCGGGATGCTGCTCACCGACGACGCCGACATCGCGTCCCGCGTCCGCTACCTGTCCACCCAGGCCAGGCAGCCCGCCGTGCACTACGAGCACACCGAGGTCGGCTACAACTACCGGCTCAGCAACCTGCTCGCCGCCCTCGGCCGCGCCCAGCTGACCCGCCTGGACGAGATGATCGGGCGACGGCGGGCCGTGCGGGAGGTGTACCGCGCCCTGGTCGCCGACGTCGACGGCGTCGAGATCTTCGGCGGCGCGGACGACGCCGAGGACAACTGCTGGCTCACCTCGGTGGTCGTCGACCCCGAGCTCACGGGCTGGACGGCCGCCGACCTGCGCACCGCACTCGACGCGGCGAACATCGAGAGCCGCCCGCTCTGGAAGCCGATGCACCTGCAGGCGGTGTTCGCGGACGCCCCGGCACTCCTGAACGGCAACGCGCAGCGACTGTTCGAGACGGGCCTCACCCTGCCCAGCGGCTCGGCCCTCAGCGAGAAGCAGATCGCGCGCACGGCCGACGCCCTCGATGCGTTTCTGGGCGCTCATGTCTGATGCGGCGGTCACAGCCGTGAGGGGTGGGATCGGCTCCGCGTTCGAGACCGCCGGCCCTGAGCTGATGTCCGATTCACCCGCTGCCGAACCGTGGACGCGGGACGGGTCGCGCACCATCTACACGCAGACCGGACGGCAGGCCCTGGCTCTTCTCGCGGACCGTCTCCTGCCCGACGGGCCGCGCACCCTGCTCGCGCCCGCCTACCTTTGCGACAGCATGATCCAGCCGTTCGTCGACCGCGGTTGGCGGCTCCTCGCGTATCCGATGACGCCGGACCTGCACCCGGACGGCGAGGAAGCGATGAGCGTAGCGGCATCGCTCATAGGCGAGCCCTTCGTCGCGCTGGTCGCCGAGTACTTCGGACGCAGCCCCGATGCGGGATTCCGCGCGTTGATCGCCGGTCTCCAGGCCACCGGGGGCACGGTTATCGACGACGAGACCCACCGCGTCCTCGATCCCCGCGACGCCGGCGCCGACCTCACGATCGCGAGCCTGCGGAAGGTGCTCCCCGTGGCGACCGGCGCCTACCTGCGCTCCTCGGCCCGTCCCCTGCCCGAGCCCCGGCTTCCCGACGAAGGCGAGGACGCGGAGCGGTGGGATGCGATGGATGAGAAGTCGCGAAACGGGAACGGCACGAGCGGATCAGACCGCTACAAGAGCCTGTTCGCCGCGGCCGACGAGCGCCTCGAGCGCGCGGACACCCCGCGTCTTATCGGCGAGCGCTCCCGTCGGACTCTGAGCGTCCTCGACTACACGGCACTGGCTGAGCGCCGCCGCAGCAACGCGGCAGCGCTCACGAGCGAGCTCGCGCCTCTCGGTGTTCCGGTGCTCAATCCCCCCGTCGATGAATCGATCCCCTCGCACCTGGTCGTCCGCGTACCCCGCGCCGCCGCTGTGCAGCGGCGGATGGCGGCTCGCGGCGTGTTCTGCCCCATCCACTGGCCCGAGAGCACCCTGCTCCCCAGAGGTCGGCCCTGGCCGTCCGAGTTCCTCTCCATCCCGGTCGACCACCGCTACGACGCGGACGACATGCGCCGTGCGGCACGCGCCCTGCAGGAGTCTCTGGCATGAACGGTCTCCTGATCGGAACGGGCGAGGGCATCACGTCGCGCTCTGTCTACTTCACACGCGGCTACGGAGAGGCGGCCGCCATCACCGACGGCGGCCGCTGGACCATTCTGTCCACGGCGGACGGATCGTGGCAGCTGCCGCTCGTCCTGGTCCCCGCCCCGTACGGTGATGGGTTCGAGGCGAGAAGTCCGTACGGGTACGCCGGCATCCACATCGACCCCGCCATCGGCACGGGCGAGGCGCAACGTCTGTGGCGCGAGTCCATCGAGGTGCTGCGCGGGCTGGACGTCGTGACGGTCTTCCTCCGGTTCTCGCCGCTCGACGTCGGATCCGCTCTGCGGGCGCGCGACCTCGAGGGGCTGACGGTGCGGCACGTCTCGGATACGGTCCTCGTTTCGACCGCGGACGCGGATTCCGTCTGGAACGCGCTGCGCGGCCGGGCCCGGACGGCGATCCGCAAGGCCAGGGCGGCGGGGATGACCGCCG
It encodes the following:
- a CDS encoding aminotransferase class I/II-fold pyridoxal phosphate-dependent enzyme — translated: MTDRILMSSPDVGEVEERFLVEAFRSGWIAPLGPDVDAFEREVAERVGVRHAAALASGTAALHLGLLTLGVRPGDVVVTSTMTFAATANAIVYTGAQPYFVDSEPAGGNMDPALLERALTELTASGARVAAVVPVDLLGKAADYTRILPIAERFGVPVLSDAAEALGASHAGAPAGSFGAASALSFNGNKIMTTSGGGMLLTDDADIASRVRYLSTQARQPAVHYEHTEVGYNYRLSNLLAALGRAQLTRLDEMIGRRRAVREVYRALVADVDGVEIFGGADDAEDNCWLTSVVVDPELTGWTAADLRTALDAANIESRPLWKPMHLQAVFADAPALLNGNAQRLFETGLTLPSGSALSEKQIARTADALDAFLGAHV